Part of the Arachis hypogaea cultivar Tifrunner chromosome 6, arahy.Tifrunner.gnm2.J5K5, whole genome shotgun sequence genome, ACATCAGCTGGAGATACATTGGCTGATAACTTTGACGAAGGTCCTCCTGATAAAAGTAAGTTAACGGTTTTCCaactttaatataaaattttattttttagtctgcTTCTTATTAATAGTATAacaatatcattttttttaaatttggacaTATGtgttaaaataactaattattacaATTATATATGAGGTTATACTATATATAGTAATTTCAATATACGTGTTCTAGATATAATGTTGAACTTAGGTGTTAAGGATAACAACTCTAtacttcttttttaattttagaagtgtgatattatttttttttagtttctaaaTCTATCTTTAAcagtcaaaattttttattttatttctataatcATCTATTTTATCATTAAAACACTACTAGTGCAGCTACTTATATTGAGCATGGCAATTGATTTATTACACTTTTAACtatgtatctttttattttttgaattgctcacttcacaaattaagaattttacAATTTAGGTGCGTTTTAATAGATTAATATGTATAACATCATTTCTACTTTACCTAATATGCATACTTTAATTAATAAGGGTAATGCtaggtaaacaaaaaaaatagtcagaacttgtcttatttagtatttattaatcgtagcaacaattaataaatactaaataaggcaagttatggttgtttttggctgattttttttgttactaaatatTTCCGAATTAATAATTGGTTGCTAAGACGTATATTGAACTTACCACGTTAGctccaaagaaaaaaaacaaaaaacaaaaatgaacGAGGGTTCAATTTGTTTTCAGGTTGTTTGTCTTAGGACTTGGTCTTAGTTATTGAGAGTTGTTGGTAGCTGAAATTTAATTTACTATGCCTTTTAGAACTAGTAAGTACGcatcatattatattttttggtTGCCTCTCTTCCAAGTTTATCTAGTATTTGAGGTCCAAAAATGTTGTAgtttatactatttatatattgtAATAATATGAAAAATTCCTAGAGCAGCAGTTGGGGGAAAAGGGATATAGTCATCATAAGGAAAAGAAAGAGACCATTTCAGATTCACATATGTCCCCAAATTGAACAAATGGCAATCTAATAATATTGTGAGCTGATTGCTTGCTTCTTCTACTAATATATGACAGTAAAATATTATGCCCATAATATTCTGTGACCTTGCTAAGCTTAATTAATCCTTCTTGAGAAAGATAATCATATTATTTTAGATACAAATTGTGGCCTTAGCTATACgcagttataataataacaatcaaaataatcaaCGTACAAAAGCAATAATAACAAGTAACAACTTTTTTTAATTGGCAAAGGAAAAAATATAGTCGTCACATGAACTCCTCCTTTTATAAGCTGTTATACTAAATTTAATAATTTGAATAAATGACAAATAGATTTCTCATTATATTTTTGAGTCGATCTTGTTAAGGatataaaaaaaacaattattaatttaaaaaaaattgcacaTCCAAATATTTAaagattaaatattaaaaattttaaatttcactgatattttttattttttatatttatccttaattttttaaataaaaataaaagttttcaaaatctatTTATTCTTTACACTTTGTTTGGAGGATAGACGattggaaaataaaagaaaagaaaataaaaaaataaaataaaaggagaagtgatttttttatctttttatgtgTTGTTTGAAcgaagaaaaaataaatgaaaaaaaaataaaaaaaaaattttgtttagtttaaataaaaaaaataaaaaaagaaaaatcataatagaataaaattacgTTAATATTCTTATTTTCATTATATGTAAATTAAAATGtagattatatataataataaatttatccttttcataaaataaagtataaatatttttattgtattttataaatattataaaatattataaaatattataattttatatatttaatttaaattatttatttaatatgtataatatttaaatgtaaattttattataataatataattaaatttaaatttatattaataattaataataataatataactaagtacaatattaaaaatacataaaaataatatttttttacctgtgatgaaaagaattttttttataaaacccacacaaaaaaatttttctttcttaatttttatatttccaaacaaaaaaaattcatatatttttttttctctcaaaccAAACAATACCTTATTGTAGTAATTGTATTGATTCTGCATGTTTTCATATGAAATTTGACGTATAGTGTATGTACGTAGTTACATAGATTGAAATCACCTATCTGCTCATTATCTTATTCTGTTATTCACATTGATATTCCACCAATAAAAATGGGACAtttgttaaatataaatataataatgaaACATGTAATCTTTTTTCTGGATaatgttaattaaaaagatataataaaataataataatttaaaattattttatttaatgtaatACATTAACAATTTTATAcagataatatttataattaaatatttattaattatatctaATATCACTTATAATTATTTTGATCTAATAATTTTCTATTATGTCGGAACAtgcattttattttgttataaggTTGTTCAGTTTAAATTATTCATCTTTCCAAAATACACCAAATTTTTTCTGCACGTACTGTTGTGCCTCTCTAAGATACAAGCGAATCCTATTTCTCGAAGCGCTTAGCTTCCTCAAGCCAAACTATTGTGCTTTGAGAATTGAGATAATAGGACGGAGATCGAGTCAGTATTatatttattgatttaaaagttgATATTTTAGtctctatttctaaaattttattattttaatacttcTAAAAAGTAAAGACAGatattgaaactttaataatattttatacttaaaatattttattttaattaattaattttaattttatttttgtacaaattaaattagaattttattcttatttcagtCTCTATCTTTTACTTTATACTAAATACAATATTGAgacttatttcaatttctgtctctcaaTTTCTGTTTTTTCGTTTCTGTCTTTCCGTCTCAATTTCTCTTTCAAACGTTACCTAAAACTTGGATGGAATTAAGGAATTATTATTTTCTCCCCAGCCAAGTAATTTTATGTTATTCTTACTTTTCAATTCTCGGAGTTAATTTGTATTATTCTTTTTAATCGGCTAAAGGATGGACATGGACAAGAAGTTTAAGTCCATCAAAATTTAGAGTAATAAATGCTAACAATTATGCCATGATCGCTTAAGTCTGCCACACTATGGGAGAATGGTAACGCTTTGAAAAAATTGACGGATTCTATACGAAGAAacatgatttatttttattaaaatcacacacttaaataattaaatcaaagcaGAACATGGATACAACGTAGTGCATATGAATTATAACAACTCATGCGATTTATTATTACAGGGAACTGCATGAGGCATATGCATAACACTAAATCAAAGTACAAGTAGAATTATTCAATGATCGGTGTTCTATGTCGTCAAACTAGTTGTTATCATACCAAAACTGCTTTTGGAGATAGTTGATTACCTTGTTGTCCACTTGGAAAGCTTTAGCCAAAATTTCAGGAGAAATAGGAGGAGTCGATCCAAACACAGCATTTGCAATTGTGATAACACCTGGATTTTGACTGCTAAGAGCAGCAATAGCCAAAGCGTTGCCATAACCGATGTTAAATTGAAAGTGAATGAGGCCAAATGGGAATACAAACACATCACCCTTGTTGAGCACTTTGGTAAAAAGACGGTTGGTGTTGTTCTGATTGGAAGTCACAAATCCAACTAAGAGAGTTCCTTCAATAACTATCAATACCTCAGTGCCTCGAGGGTGAGTGTGAGGAGGATTTAAACCCTTAGATCCAAAATCTATGCGAGCAAGTGATATACCCAATGTGTTGAGTCCTGCTAGTTCGTTAACTGTCACTGGAGTTACTTTTGATCCAAGTTTGTTAACAACATTCCCAGGATCTACGTGCTTGAAAAAATCCTCAGCTACCACAATTTTAGGGTCTTTGCAAAATTTTCCGTTCACAAATACTGCAAAGTGAAAAATCTTATATTAAAAACAACTAGTCATAAGATGCTTAAACATAATATTGAAAGGAAACTAATTTGAGTAACAAAAACTATGTGATTATGTGGATAATATGAATGTATATATGCACAGATACCAGCGTCTTTGATGCTGCCATCGGGGAGAGCAACACAAAAGTCTTGGAGAGGGCTGGGATCATAGGCAGAGGCAAAAGAGGCCAGAGCCAAGAATGCAACCAGCAAGTATGCAGCTTTCATTTTTAGTTTTGTATGATGCTGTCTATATAATTGCTTGTTAATTGTGAGAGACTTGAATATCTTCTGCATGGAACGCTCGCTATTTATAGCATGGAACCATTGAAGTGGCTTTGCAATTTATCCACGCTGCAGTAGGTAATTAATATTATTCTATAGTATTTGCATTGTGGAACCATTCTTCAACAACTACGTGCATGCTAGTTCAAAGAATACATTTTAAAATACAAGAAGATGCTCCCCATAAGTTAAAGCCAATGGAATTATTTTTGGTATATAATCTCACGTTGAATTGGCCTCTTGTATTCATTTTATCTACAGATTTAAGTAAGCATTCATTTCAAATGTGTTATTTAATTTgattgtcaatttttttttccaaaaaattagttaagatttaatatttttgttaattaattggtaCTAATAACATGTAAGTAGAGAGAGTGAATactcatataaataaataaaaaatgggtaagtttatataattaatttaattttaattaaaacaaaatctttattttaattattatttgttaattaattggtaCTAATATGATGTAGGTAGAAAGACAATAAATACTCaaataaataaatgagaaaaAGTGTCAAGTTTATataatcaatttaatttgataaaaaattacaataataattatttgtgtaattaattaattaattataattcgacACTTTTTAAAACCAAAAATAGTTTAATGCATTGAATGAAGTAAAAGTCTAAAATATTTCTatatattattgaataataataaattaattgtatATGTATTTAACATATGAAATAAATAtccctatatattttatttaaatatagagTATTATGtgaattaaattctaaataattaatttatgacattatttttattctCACGATACTATGAAATATTTGGTGGTTTTAAGTATATTTAAtgcatattttaaaattttatttttatttaattaatttattatattcttGAGACATAGTCGCCAAAATTTGATGTGTAGTTTTAGAACTGGTAGGTGAATTAGTAAATTACATTACTCTTTAAAGTAATTGAGCCTCTTCTAAGCTTATACATTTATCCATGCATAGTGCGACCTTTATGTAGAAAGTTAGCTTGTGTGTCTACAAAAGTCAAGAGCAGTTAGGGTTAAAGGGAAAAAGTTGTAAGCAATTTAGTGTCACAATTTACAAGAAAAGTTCGTTGGTACTCGTTTGGTGTCCTTTAAATGATTTATTATATTGCAGCGGAAGTTAGTTAAATTTGAAGAAATCCAAAATTAATATGTAACGTAGGGTTagttataatgaaaaaaatagaaagttgTTATGCGggaaagaattaaaaattaagaaagtCTAGGAAcagtatttttatcaaaatttgatcaatatttaaccattaaaagaaaagtgagtaatttcatattattagatataatcttacattattaaaaatactaataataattaattgatgactataaatcataaaatttactgATCTctatcattcttaaaaatttccaTGAGTATAGTGGTTGGCTCCAAATTATGTTTCATGAAGCAAAGATATAATTTAAGCATAGCAGCCTGGAATATCCGATGGAGGGATTGTGGTTCTTTTCTGATATTCCCATTTAAACCTAATTTCCTATATCTATTTCTCTTATTGTACGAAAGAAATTAGAAGcttattctgtatatattttttttcttttatcggATAATTCACTTTAATAATATGAGTtaggaataattttttttgttatcttttttagAGAATCCCTTAAAGTTCCAACTAAAAAGATGAAATGATTTTTTATTATCTCGATTGAAGTAATGAGCCCTAATATTAGTATATTCGGAGTTCATTACTTCAACTAGTTTCTGTGTTCTTCGAATGGATCTTTTAGTTGTTGAGAGGGTTGCCCAAAGCTTTCATACCTGTTTATTAGATTAGAGTAAAAAAAATACAATCATTCAAATCAAGATTAATCAAATTTTCtatgatttaattttattatttactgTCTCTTTGTTGTTGTGTAAATCTCTCCTTTGTTTCCTCCTCATTTTCtgctgttgttttttttttatcattatcactatctttttttttttttcttattcatctttttttcttttatcttctcaagtttcttcttattttactcttttaacaaaaataaaaacaaaaaaatcaaataaagaataagaaacacataatgctgcaaaattacttagaagaagatgaatttatattcattcaactaaaagaaaaaaataaagaaaagaagaagaagaagaaaatgcagtattagaggaaatatttttctatacaaaaatgctatttgaacactaaaattagccattaaaaccagccaccaatgtatttgtgtataaatacatatgtgatttaatttattttcaatatatatttgtattccagtatgtcttttatactggtggctaactttggtggctaattttagtatacacgtagcataactcatttctttatttgcagtaaatttgggtgtaaaacgaagatatttgggtgtaacacgaagatatttgggtgtatttttattctgataagttctgcataataattcagaactctttcttttttttcttcctcatcttctgctgcatcttcttcttcatcttcttatttcatattctcataattctttttgggaggaaaaaatcaaacaaagaagaaaaaaaatacataatgtcgcaaaatcaaaagaagaaggaggagaaacacaacgatgaagatgaaacacgcgaagaaaagaaggagaaacactaagaaggaggagaagaagaaggaagaagaggaggagcgaggaggagaaacacaaagaaaaaatGACAGTTGTAGTTTtcatcgaggaagaagaagaagagtcattCGTGTAGTGCACTTTGGAAACAAGAAACGGTTGAGTAACGCGCGTGTATTTACTCTCGAATGTGGGAGTGTAATGCGCGTGTGTTTTGTTGGGTTTGTGCCAACTCGTAGGGCTTGTAAGCCAAAAAAGCTTGTATATGTAGAATACCTGTTGCGATGACCCCTAGATTTTGACTGCTAAGACCAACAATAGCGAAAGCGTTGTCATAACTCACGTTCAATGATCACTATtacataactaatttaaatccgTACATTCAAAGcaaattttatacaaataaatattataaaatacttCAAATTAATTGCTCTGTTTCTAGTAAAATTGTATATCAATTTTATTGATTTATTCAACTGCTCAAAATGAACATCACATCTATATAATCAAGTATAAACTAATAAATCATAAACAAAGGCTTATAATCATCAATACTCAAAATTATATAAGCTATAACCTGTATATATGTTGTAGGATTATTAACAATggctactattattttttttttttagtattctttGAAGTACTCTTTGTTTTGGTGATTCTAAATTAATGAAATAGTATTGTTACTGAAGGAAAAAATGGGTAAAAAATCAAAGATAATAGGCTTCAAAATAGATTTTGTAAATGATAAACAATAACAAAGAATAAACATACTTGTACCAATTATTAGTCGCAGACAAAcagtattaattttaattaatggaaagaatgaaataagagaaaaaaaaaggagaacaaAGAGCGACTTACTTGTAACAATTTGCAAATGCGGAGAGCGTGACAGTATTTAGTTCAAGAATAAAGAAATTTGTTGTGTTGACAACTTTGAATGGAAGAACATTAAAAAGAACGATCGTATTGTTTTGGGTTCCAACAACAAATTAAAGTCAGCGATTTTAAATGGAAGAACAGTAAAAAAATGATGGATTGTTACAGCAACAAGATGGATGACTTTAGAATattagaaaaaggaaaaggaaggtATATCTTGAGAGTGAAGCAAAAGGAAGAAGACGAAAACGAATTTTTCATATGaatataaaaaagagaagaagacgaaATTAGATGAAAAGAATTAGGGTTctatgtttttccctctttctctAGTAGTACATACAATGgcctaattctaattttttaaaataatttatttaagatTTACCACATATGGTGATTTGATTTAATAACCATACTTAAATGTATGTGcagtatattaaaatatttatatataaagtattttatatatgtattaaatttattaatttttgatgagtttgaaaaactcttatttaattttgatgatgaacaaacattattaaaatgtttaattacaaaattattaatttgatcttaatttatatttgtctaattaataattttgttgtgcagattttatATTGGGCCGAAAAATGAATTTCTGGCTTAAGCCCAATAACCAGCCTTGTTACATACTAAGTGGCTGAAATTTTATATTGATGGGCCAAGCTTAATGTTGATTACAATCAAGCCCATGGTTAATTTTTTATGAGAGCTTTCTATGCTTGATCCAaatccatcaggaaagcaaatgttattaatTGGGCCAGATTTAATTTTTGATGCAACTAAAGCCCAATTATATGCAATGCTAATTCCTCATGCATTACCCGAAAACAATGAAGAGGGAAGCCAAATTGTTTTCAACAGATCCAAAAATTCAAACATAAGTTGGATTTCAAATATactcaattatcattaatagcatgggaactatgagagagaaaatgAAGTGACATGATTGATGTGCTCAAAGCTACACGCCACTCTAAGGGAAGAGAAAGCACTTTTTCACTTGATTTGATCAACTCACTTAATCACTTTCTTTCCAAAGTtatattctctctcatctctttcttcttctttcttcggtccttgtccaggaaacAATGGAAGAAATGCTCTTCAACACCGAAAGGAAGATGTTGCATGCGTctaagaccatcaagctaatgatggcaagaaaacacaccaaaataaaagtgagctgtggctaagatacttaccaaatgtggttagatttggtgagattGTCTTGAGCCTTTCATactcaaaaatggaagaagaagattcggccaagaggagagattcttgaagcatggcttgtctttgattctgctcaaccaccacagggagtagctagagtggcgaagtgatggttgaaggcagagattgaagcagatgaagtcatcatcatcatgaggcatcaagggccagaaatccatcttggagaggaagccaaggatggagagcccggattgatgaagggtgatgatcaagaaaggactagaggtaattgcatgttggttaatgcatggttatctcttctctctctgtgtggccgaaccggttctgtgtttgttgaaggaggaagaagttggttcggttttggcttcaagtgtggaggctttcctcttctttaaaaagggggaacaaccattgtttgaagcaaggagaaaatttgagagtgcaaggcacagagttctcagagctacctgagctaacagtttttctcttctccttcaatgtattctgttttgtatttttctgtttaattttgtcatgtcttgagtctcatggaaaaaggcaaacaaatgaggtttgtatgaaaaagccatagagcggaaaaaggcagagagtgcaaaattaaaagaaaaaaagccatagatgtcttagagttcctttgttcatctatgttgtgtatcatgattctgtgggaatccccttgtaagttgggttagcactttacaagttgtaatcagattgattatagtgaaattccatcatgtttgtgatggagactggatgtaggctgcactgcacttggcagccgaaccaggatatatctgagtgcaatcttcttctctttctactccatttctgttttctactacacaggagcaaaaaccataattatctcgtgccaagtgacgagacaaaacaaaaaatctcgtggcaagggacgagacaaaacaaagttgctcgtgtcaaatgacgagcaaaaacagaaaagtcttctctgaagttcagcaagtgttagcaccgaaaaagggggctaagattcaacccccccttctcttagccactgaaaccatcaattggtatcagaacttggtctcaaagagatcaagctttgcagcttggagtaaagatccttatggcagaaaacagtggcgcaaatgtgTTGTCATACAATCTGgctgaaggtcaatcaagcaacagacctcccctcttcaatgggaaaaattatacctattggaaggagagaatgaagatatttgtacaagccgtggattacagactttggaagatcatcTTGGAAGGTCCTAAATTTCCAACTACCACAAATGCTCAAGGAGTAATctctcttaaaccagaagcaagctggaccgaggaagatagaaagacggtggagttaaatgccaaggcaaccaatctactcaactgtgctatcagctttgaggaataCCGACGAGTATTACGATGCAcaatggcaaaggaaatctgggacaagttgcaaatcactcatgaaggaactaccattgtaaagaagactcggacagacatgttaaacagggaatatgaaatgtttgcaatgaaggaaggagagtccattgatgaactgttcgaacggttcaatatCATcactgttggcttagatgctcttggAATCACACATTCAGAAtttgtgctagtgagaagagtgttgagatgtctcacaaaagagtgggaaacaaaagctttaattatttctgagagtagtaatttagattccatgacacttgatgatttgagaggaaatcttcttgcttttgaaaactcctatttaaaaaaagattcaaaaaagaaaggaattgctttttcttctatgactaaccctctggatgatgaatccagtgataactcttctgaaaatgagtttgtgttgtttgca contains:
- the LOC112695357 gene encoding germin-like protein subfamily 1 member 7; this encodes MKAAYLLVAFLALASFASAYDPSPLQDFCVALPDGSIKDAVFVNGKFCKDPKIVVAEDFFKHVDPGNVVNKLGSKVTPVTVNELAGLNTLGISLARIDFGSKGLNPPHTHPRGTEVLIVIEGTLLVGFVTSNQNNTNRLFTKVLNKGDVFVFPFGLIHFQFNIGYGNALAIAALSSQNPGVITIANAVFGSTPPISPEILAKAFQVDNKVINYLQKQFWYDNN